Part of the Carassius auratus strain Wakin linkage group LG28B, ASM336829v1, whole genome shotgun sequence genome, GAATTCAGTGCCATATCCAAAGGAACTATCTCTTCTTCAGTAGTAGCTCTGTGATCCTGCAGCAACAGGGACCATAATAATCAATCATCAGCATTAATGTCTGCAATATTCATACTAGAACACAATCTTACCTTTCCTAGAGCAGCTGAAATGAGAAGAAGAGCTTCAATGATCAGCAGCATCTTGATTCAGTCAGATCCCTCAGATGATCTTGTAGAAATAGTGAAGAGCAGATGCTGaaagacaaaaaacacaacaGGGTTTCACAAACACTGAATGATACAACTTAGGgctatgttattaataataaaaaaaaactattcgaTTTCGATGTTGGCCTCCAAACGATTATGAAAATCTGCGCGCGCTTTTGTTCCTCCATAAAAGACCAATTTCAAATCAGTAAAATTATGTAACGTGACATTTGCAAAATGGAACGTGCTTGAATTATCGaactatatttattcatgtttctaAAAGCGTGAAAGAGAACGTGCGCTGCTCCTCAGGAAGAGATATGCGCTCAGAGACGGAACAGAACACGGAATTTAAAGTCATCTTTTAgttcaaatacatgcaaaaatatgtaaaaatgcgGCGCTTAGTGATTATTCATGTATACATTCGTCggtcatgtaataaatgaatgtaaagagttgagaatgaaaatacgCGTGTAACAGTAAATTGGATCCGTgcggctcttaaagtgacagcgggctttattttattttacatttgattattaatttctgCAGTAGGCTGTACCACGCTATATGAAACTTTTCatataaactgcaataaatacaaaactaaagccaaacttaaactgaaatgagacattaataataaatggtatagtgaataaatgaaataatcatactTCTTGAGACttgcattaaaaaacattaaagcagtttgtttaatttatatattttattctattctatttgttcctttgcttttttattactgacagtttaattattttcaataattttcagGACTTTGTTTGAAATTCCGCTGGTCTCTACAATGTagatgtcaagtcaagtcaagtctgcttaaTTGTCAATTCtactacatgtacagtacatacatgcagagaattgaaattgcagacactcagacccttggtgcatacagataacactaacaatagaacattaaatacagataatacaatttaaagtacaactatacaaataggtcatgcaaaaagaaaaataagtaaatcagcACATGgtagatagagtgcaaaccagttaAGTAAACAGTGCAGATATAATGATTGTAGCAAACCAGGaaattaatatataaagttttggtcatatTGCCCCCTCATGATCGTGTTAAATAATCATGATTACAGTATTGTccaaaataatcgtgattatgatttttgccataatcgaACAGCCCTAGTACAACTTCAGTAtgaatattttcataaatttGCCCAGTGACCTTGACTTTGTACTTTACTCCCAAACTTACCTGAAAATACTGTAGCCTTTGTCAGTttccttttttgttattttttcaggAGATCAGGAATAACGATGAGAAATGAAGAACAGTCTTTTGTTTTCAGTCAGATTACGACAACGCTTCCAACCAAGAGATTAGAAGGatgaagttactttttttttatagctactaatgtgtgtgtctgtgtgtgtgtgtgtgtgtgtgtgtgtgtgcacgcactcTGAAACATAACAGTTGAAGTATGATCTTGTTGCATTCAGCTCAGCTAAACTGTCTGGCTCATCTAGTGCAACACTTCTGAAGGTCTACTTCCTGTACTTCTTTCGCTGAACcttaatatattacaattgttATTTTGTTGAAGTTGCCTTTTTATTTCactaatagtgtgtgtgtgtgtgtgtgtgtgtgtgtgtgtgtgtgtgtgtgtgttctaagcTGAAGTGCGATCTGCTGAATTGTGATCTTGATGCTTTTAGCTCAACTAAACTGGTAAGCTCATCATTACTTGTAAAAGTCTACAGTTTCACACTGGACAAACTGTAAGTTCCTGGCTAGAAGtgtaaaaacaacatttacatattttacattgttGTAGTAGTTGTAATTCAAGCAGTTTAGACTCTGTTAAAGttacaaatgcaatacagattctgaattaaacaaataaaatatatatgaaattctgttaacactttacattaaggtttcctttataaagtgtttataaaactgttcataaattaataataacacattttcaaTTGCATTATAAATCATTGATAAgcaattataaatgcattaataaaaggGTGATTTTAATGCAATTCCTGCCAAATAGTTAACCATTTTTAACTTGCATGTAAatgcttaataaatatatttattaatacttatttcactcaaaaCTGGATTCCTGATTTATTTCATGATGCagcaaaaaaattactttttatagtGAAGGGTGTTGTATTTATAGATCTCTCATTTATATCTCATGACTCATGTCACTTTTTGTACAATGTTTCTTACCAGAATCTACTCTGTACCTTATCCATAATATGTGGCAAAAGTTCATGATGCCTATTCACAGCAATGATTAGAAACTGATATATTTTGTTTATCAAGATTAAATGATCAAACTTTGTTTTGGGGTGGAAGAAATCATAAAAGCTCAACCATAGCTTGatgtaatatcaataataaaagttttaattccaAAAGTAGTTACCTGTGAAccttaatgtaaataatgtattaatgagttataaacatttaataaccTGTGAAAGTGAACCTTAATGAAGTGTGAACATATGTGAATCATTTATTCATGAGTTATAATAGTTAATAACCTATGAAAATGAAccataaatcaaaaaaaaaaaggcttaaaatacaagcacaaaaaaatctaaattaaaccctgcggcttgtgACGATACTtcgatgtgtaaagacacaaaacaaatggtctatgcaagaaactgaacagtatttatatctttttttaccTCTGAATCACGTAATGTCCGGACTGTTAGAACTCTTGTGAATGCACTTTACAGCAGCAGGCGCCTGAGACCAGTGTTGCCAAACCACTCCCTCAAAAGATCTCTAGAACCGCCCTCAAAAGCCtccatttttcacaaaaaatcacacacaaaaaaaaaaagtaaatacagggTAAAGGaaagtgaacacacatacaccgtgaacacacacccggagcagtgaacacacacagcagtgagaagtgaacacacacccgaagcagtgaacacacacacaccatgaacacacacccgcagcagtgaacacacacacaccatgaacacacactcagagcagtgaacacacacacaccatgaacacacacccagagcagtgaacacacacacaccatgagcaCACACCCGCAGCAGGTATAAATAAATTGATTGTGACATCATTATGTATTTCAGGGCTGGTGCCtgtaaaaatactattaaaatctatataaaGTGATATAGAGGATATTTAAGGTGAACATCAGGTAAAGAAACACTTTCAAGTAGAAAATGTTTGTCCGCTTCAGTTTCTTAAACACATCATCATTAAATGAGTTTTACTTAGAtgtcattgtaaaaataaatggatCCTAGGAGCTCCACCACAGGAGCTTTACTCGCTGCTGTGctgttggttttgtttgtttatcttttcTCCATCAGCTCCAGCTCTCCAGAAGATCCTCCAGGACCCAAACCATTGCCTCTCCTGGGGAACCTGCACCTACTGGACCTCAGACAACTTCACATGAGCCTCTTCAAAGTGAGTTTAGCTTTTGCTTTTCACAGGACTTCAATCTCTCAGTCATTCTGTGGAGGGCTTTTTCTTGTCTTCATTGAACACAATAATATGGCATTACCACAGGGCTGAGTTTTCAAAGGAAAACATGATATGTGGGACTGATTAACTGATCTGGTGAAAATTAACTAGGACTAAAAGTAGGTTAAAAGCCAGTTACTACATGTCAAAGTCAACATTTTCTTATTTGAAGTCAACAAATGTTGGGTAATGATACACAAAGCATGATTTTACATAATTTTCTTTAACCATCGTCTACTCTATGTTGAACACGTTTCACATGCATTTGCAAAGGGCTCAAATGTTCTTACCAATTCACTGCACTTGTTTAATGTCTTACATTCCTATGAATTAAGCAGGTATTTCTCTTTCTGACTCATTCAGGTGAAAACCATTGTCGTATTATTAAAACTCAAAGACtttgttttttatgaaaacaatattttaagaaatatacaaaatgattcttccctttcagtcggtcactctcgacatcacgtcggtgactgacgaattgggatattgcttcgatagaccaatctactctgagtgtaaactaaacaagccaatgcacattggcatgcaattattgcaccAATCTGCTGccactgatcacagcgtgagtataagaagcagcaggtgcaatgcataccagcttttcgctctggagccgagcgttagtatcctTCTGCTCaaatgtgtctgctgtgaactgcGAGTTCATGCTCTCGGAAGCTTGGTGTGTTGACAAGATAgtgcttcagcggcggtcgtcccctgtcgtgttgcaagcggccaattcccctgtgcgcctcagcactaaaagagcatttcctaaagagcaaatttcacTAAAAGAGCTTCACAGATGCCTCGTTATAAAGACTTCTTTGCTAACACTGGTCCAGAGTGTCCTTGTTGCAGACACTGTTGatatcctccatcaccctaggcagctggacgtgGTGGAAGGTCTGGTGCCAGGCTTTCATGATGAATCTGTGAGAACCGTGGAAgactgggttccatattgagacctaagcggtactcgtatgtgtatagtccacggtatagccttagagtccatgtttccctggcagacttttgccttcccaagagggtttttatCACCTCAAATTTATCCTAAACAGAtgttatatgtgtatttgcttctGAAAACTctttcgggaaggatggggcttccgcagcgtccctgtTCTAAGCGGAACAGTATGTTTTCCCAGCGTTATcaaatctcacccagtgaggtagagCTTTGACAATGGTAAGTGGAACTACTTGTTACGAGCCCTTCATCCCTCCTGAGGTGGTGCctctcttctgtctagaaatatggcagaAAGTCTTATAGtttgtacttgactaactggggcccaggtcaggaagcagacagactggctaaaccgaccgtctgctagctgcctcacgtcacagaggtcagctaattctcagcacatagagactctttcacctagatatcacactatagagactgtgtctgttccccgaactagaaaatacaaaaaacgtccaaaccaagttaagattaacaatttaattgatgtcaacaaataaaaaacagatgcaatatggataaacaaatgataaagcttggcttattgaatatcagatccatttctacgaaaacactttttgtaaataatatgataactgatcataatatagatgtgctctgtttgacagaaacctggctaaaacctgatgattacattattttaaatgagtccacccccccaagattactgttaaaaacatgagccacgtctaaaaggcaaagggggaggtgttgcttcaatttataacaacgttttcaggatttctcaaagggcaggcttcaagtataactcgtttgaagtaatggtgcttcatttaacattatccagagaaacaaatgttaatgataaatcccctgttatgtttgtactggctactgtatacaggccaccagggcaccatacagactttattaaagagtttggtgattttacatccgagttagtgctggctgcagataaagttttaatagttgttgattttaatatccatgtcgataatgaaaaagatgcattgggatcagcatttatagacattctgaactctattggtgttagacaacatgtttcaggacctactcattgtcgaaatcatactctagatttaatacggtcacatggaattgatgttgatagtgttgaaattattcagccaagtgatgatatctcagatcattatttagttttgtgcaaacttcatatagctaaatcTGTAAAATCTACTTCCTGTTACAAgaatggaagaaccatcacttctaccacaaaagaatGCTTtataagttatcttcctgatgtattcaAATTCtctagcatatccaaaacctcagaacaacttgatgatgtaacagaaactatggattcTCTCTTTTCAAGCACTTagaatacagttgctcctttacgcttaatcAAGGTTaaagaaaacagtctgacaccgtgGTATAGTGAGCATACTTGCACCCtgaagagagcagcccgaaaaatggagtgcagcttGAGGAAAATCACAACTAAAAGCCTTCACATTTTTGGagtatttgttttttacagtttagcatgaattgtaatttaaaaacagcACCTAATATGGGGGTGGTCTCCCTCGCTTTGGCAATCGGCCCACTATAATGGCCAGTAGAACATGTTTAtgtcaaaacagaaaacagtacctactaatttttttagaaaatgcatCAACATTAAGTATAACTGGAACATtgcattcataaaacaaaaattataaaattaaacagtCAGGGCACTGTTGAAACTTCAGTTTCAGTTATTAAGTTATGCACTGAACATAACATTAAACATCATCACCCTCTCAGAAGACAGATGTGATaatattaaactgaactgaatttcAGTGAGTGATGCATCAGTTTGGTTGACTTTCAGTTCTACTGATTGCACACAGTTTGTGAGGTGAAGGGTTCAAAGTCAAACCAACGACTGGAGTGAGatccagatcatcttcagacactCCTGGATGAGGTGTGAAGCGGAAACGCTGAAGGAGGGAGGTGAAGAACAGGAAGAGCTCCATCCTGGCCAAACTCTCTCCAAGACAAGCCCTGCGGCCTGAAAGATCAATGACTGCTTTTCAATAATTCAGTATCaggacaaaacaaaaattatatcatCAAAATTACTAAAAGACAATCAAGCCATTCACATCAGATTCAGTCTAATGTCAAAGTCAAAACACAACACCTGCAGAGAAGGGTATGAAGGCGTCTCGTTTCCTCAGCTGACCGTTCTCATCTAGAAAGTGTCCAGGGTTGAAGGAGTCTGGTGTCTCCCACTCAGTCTCATCCCTCAACACAGACGTCAGCAGCTGCAGAACACATGTCCCCTAGAATTCAGaagcattttcaaaaacattttcattattttacaataaaacaatttaataaaaacgtattttatttcagtcagttgccaatgcaacatttctaatcTTCTTTTAGTACTAgaacaatttaaatgaaaattgaaaaaaaaaacagtttgtagaaagtttaaaaaggctaaccttttattattttaaaaccttttaaaaagaCAATACCTCAAAAGTaccttaaataaaatacaaatgatactaatattttaatgtgtgtgtgtgtgtgtatgtgtgtgagtgtatttatttatatatatatatatatatatatatatatatatatatatatatatatatatatagtggtggaaaataaaagtatataattttatgtttgtagtttattaagaatatatttaattatcccacaacataatttaatatccacttgggggagcagttaaacagtttattagggacaatcaaagctgactttcaaacaaatttttaggcatccttactccagtcacacaatccttcagaaatccttttaacaatcttattttctaccaaaaaaaaaaaaaaaaaaaaaacacatttattatcatcatcatcatcatcattattattattattataaatgttgaaaagagctgggaatatttttcaggtttttttagggggaataaattgaaagaactgcattgtttttacatttgctagagttatctctatttgacacatttatattatttacattaagcttttgaatggtatagtattgtatactgttattgaaacttcagaatgtttcacttgattatacatttagtcaggaattatagtttggaaaaagtattttataagtctaactagtaaaatgtttacacgtcatgtgaaaactagtacaaataaataaaaagagacttactcatgtttatgatctctgctgaataaagtgcatcattcttttttctgaggaaatccatttctcaaatcctcaaccacatcacatctttttggagtgatttatgtcttattcctctcatcgcgaagcaaacagtaaaataaaaatatagctgcaagcagcgatggcgggctcaagccaccaatgccataaccccccccgtggcatcaggtaaactgtgcccagcgggcacatgcattcacaatatccctctggcagtgaggttttaaaggatatggcagttaaagggttaatccgaatcatctagactttaaaatcacattcacagaacaatatatatatatatataactttaataacactttacaataagatttcatttataaacattatgttaacatgaacaatacttatatagcattcattaatgtcagttaatattccaaacttaaacatgaaaacattgttttattgtgatttttttccaagtacattttaccaattccaaaccatatcaatcttaataactaccattattttttatttaatcatttatgagtgctatacaatagtccaggaaagctggaagagaaaaactccttatattcatgtgtgcagaattattaggcatgttttcttttacagatgaaatgcgctaaaaaagagttttaactcaaactgtaaggtcgaaaatgatgaaatccccatgagaaatatcaaacacaaatacaatacagaaatggataagttaagacttgaccattgtacaaaaaatgctgactgggtcatgaggtcagaaaagaagaagaaaaaagcaggtcaagaagaactgacaaaaagaattgcaaaataattaggaattaatgtgaagattaatttttagtcaattctgcaagacagacttttcaggaaaggagtggaataaaaatgagctcctaaatcttaatcccagattctggaagatatattcctcaaaccatcgaacaagaggaggtggtgctggtccttcacgagtcactctaatctgttcataaagcctatatataaagccttaatatatagtatttcacaatacttcatggtatttaattaaatcattttttggaatcttagatctctcagaacctgacacattgtaattctggagactccaggaaaacgacagttctgtaaaatgttggtgctggagacataaatgctccctgatagtttcacacctaattcacttaacacacacacacacacacacacacacacacattacccacagtgacagtgggactgagtgacatcagatgtatgatagttttttaattttctatcatccatatagtgttgtatagtcatgaaactatggtcatgagaccagtcattctgaggaaatatgcctcagaatgactggtcttctatgtgtgcattttttttgtttagaagctgcactttaaaaaaataaaaagacatttactggttccttttttactattatttcaaaaaatcaccacgacaaaaccattcaagctatccaaaattcattcgcacctgttctgtaagattaattctttaaacagtggtaaaagaggatgtggtgctgaaccttcaagagtcactcaaaacgtatctttccataaagcctataaagaattattcttaatatacagttcacaatacttcagcttgttattctaattaagtgagggtcattttatcagtaaaatacataaaattcatattattttttttttaagatttctataaatgattaaaatcatactcgtttctacaataattatttaaaagtaatcctatacctccatctggtggcctttattggtactaagaattgcaagcttcatttataagttatgatagttttaattttatgctggctcttgaaaatgataaagctatgaaacttactgtgcttccttcaaatgatgacttctacatatataaaaaattataaagagagtgggaatgaaaaattttagtaaaataaaattactgttgtatttttttatgttactttaataaatcgtaatggccacaccatttaaggtatcctaaagccattcgcaatttaacatcttcagtatattggcttcatgttaaaaaagtttggtctgaacttcttgtgtcttcttggaggagtatgaaccACTCctctattaatattgggacaaggctttataaagcatgaactgactatttactttttgagttttaaattattatttgcagcacacataaggttttttaggatttttaaaaatccctaaaactgtcagaaaaggataaggtcTAAAATTACTATGTGAgtggcaaaatgtatttgtttttataactataatgcataaactatgaaattatacaaaatgtataaaaaagtacaacagttattgttttccaatgtttttatttattaaattttttggggggatttacatttcaaaaaattagctTACAGCAATCATTctaaaacagcttgaataaaagctgttaatatttattatagaccactgtaactgtgtataatctaacaaacaagtttattatgaaaatggaagtgtgtacaccagctaaattggacgataaagaaattatAATAGTCAATAGTATAATAGaacatgttttagatttttttatgcgtttagatgcagaaatggacatatcaaatgtcaaataaaatgtaattgatttaattaaatatagattaattcttgttagagcaaaataataaataaataaatacgtacacacacttaatattaaaatccagtagatccacttcagatttgtTTCtgaacagtttatgttcacgtggctgttttcgtttatattcgccaagctattttgaaataatcttgtctgttatgtgttcgttcttacgacgaaaggcagaatcctgcagctcgagagatagatatgttattctgccagtcgcgctttcaaatagtcttgcacacttaaacgggtcacaaacacctgcatttagctcttgatgtgttataatgggtgtattgtgtgcatttatggcgatattttattttaaaaagctcttaaacaagaataaattcgttagttttgaacttgtgacactgtacgcgctgatcggaggcggtgatttcagataggcagccccaaatatttcattttcacacaaacagttcaaaaacatcttaatttagctcttggtgtgttctaattggtgaattgtgtgatatcgctgcaatactttatttttaatagctataaaacaagaataaactcgttttttctgagctcgtcattccacacgctcatgctcagagcggtgattcatctctcgtgtttctcacgtatcactgaccacacatcaattattaatgagccctgacctggtaataatcatatatgttggtttagcttgtcagtgtgaattaaatccaagtatttatttgtattttaaccgatttaaaagagaaactaaaactccggtaattgcacctgtaggggcgcaatttctctcagacaatggaagtctaagcacacacactcaaacagagggacagagtgagatgagatgtctgacagttatttaattttctgttatccatacagtgttgtaaagtcg contains:
- the LOC113067553 gene encoding cytochrome P450 2K6-like, which codes for MWFHTGQPKGTCVLQLLTSVLRDETEWETPDSFNPGHFLDENGQLRKRDAFIPFSAGRRACLGESLARMELFLFFTSLLQRFRFTPHPGVSEDDLDLTPVVGLTLNPSPHKLCAISRTESQPN